TAGCCCTTTTGATTGAACTTCATCAGCATTTAATACCATGCCCTTGCTTATAAAGCAGTAATCTCCAAGATTGATAAATCCTTCACCGCTGAACAACAGAGATTTTTTATTTGACAAATCCCAAACAAAAGTTTTTTCATCTCTAACCAAATCAGTTTTCAGAACGCTATCAACAACAGAAATAGAATTGTCATTCAATTTTGATACTCTGATTTTTTGGTTTTCACTTTCTCCATTCTTTACAAAAAGAATACAGTTGGTAACTGTTGCCTCATCAAATATTTTATGGCCTGATAAGTTTGTTATCTCCACCAAATCATTTTCGGTATGTATAAACTCTCTTAGCTTCTTAGCATAAGTTTGGTTGGTTATTGGATAAGGAATAATCATACAAGTCAATTCTTTTTTTGAAAGTCGTATTCCTCTTTCAATAAAGGCAACATAAATATCCCACTTCTGATAAAGTGTTGTGTAGTTGGTTGAATTGCCTAACAACTCCCTGTGTTCAGTGTCTTGTGCATTTGCTCCTATGTATGGTGGATTTCCAATCACAATATCAAAACCATTTTTAGCAGAAGGGAAAAAGAAATTGGGATTAAAAAATTCCACTTTCTTATTCTTAAAAATATTTTCGTAGCTGTTCCACTTAGCATCCATCTGAAAGTAATTCATCATTGTTTCTTTCAGTTGTTTCAATCGGGTTGGGCTTGCAGTTTTTTCTTCCTGTCTAATCTTTGTAATGAAACTTGCAATTATAGTGTGATAAAATTTGCTGATTCCTGCTAAACTTGTTTCAATATTCCGCTTAATATTTTTTTTGTTTTTGTAATCGGGAGAAAAATATTGTTCTACATTTTCTTCTAATGCAGCCAAACTTTTTTCCAACGCATCGGTTGTGTATCCTGTAATCAAAGGCACTTCAACCAAACTATCAGCACACACAAATTTGAAATCCAAATTGGGTAAAGCTTTAATATCCTTTGGGTCTTCATCAACCACCAAACTCAACCAACAACGCAAACGGCTTAATTCTACTGCCATTGGTTGTATGTCCACACCATAAATAGAATTTTGTATGGTATCTAATTTCAGTTTGTAGTTTTTTGCCTTGGGGTGCAACTGCTGTTTGAGTGCAACAATTTTTTGCAGAATGCCAATAGGAAACGCACCCGAACCACAAGCTGGGTCAAGCACTTTTATTTTGCTTAACTCCTCACTAATTTTTTCTTCGTGTTTCGCAAGTGCATCGGGCAATACTTGTGTGTGCACAAAGTCCTCAATCTCTGCATTTATTTTTTCATCCAACGCCAAAGCTGTTTTTAAAAACTCTGCAACACTTTGTTCCACCATGTAGTCCACAATTTCACGTGGTGTATAAAACGAACCTGTTGCCTTTCTTGCACTGTCGCCTGTTTCGGGGTTTTGTTCTGCCAATAAATTTTCAAATATCCTTCCCAACATTTCGGGGTCAATGGCAATTTCAGCATTGCTGCTGCTGTTTTCGTCCACTGTAAAATTGTAGCGTTCCAAAGTTTTTGAAAAAAGATTGTGAAACCAATCGTTATCAATATTCAAAAGCAAATGTTGCTTGTAGTCTGTTTCCTGTGCTTCAAACAAACCACCATTCAAGAAAGGATAATGTGCAATAATTTTTGGCAAACCACCTTTGCGTTCTTTGTCGGGTGTGTTCAGCACATCAAAGAAAAGGGGCTCTAATAAATCGTGATAATAATTGTTTTGTGAGTGTGCTTTTACTGCTTCCGAAGAAATGGCTGCATCATGCAATACCTCTTTTCTTTTTAAGAACCAACAAAAAATAATTCTACCAATCAATCGAATGGCAAATTGAACTTTATCTTCTTCATTGTTAAATGGCGTTCCCTTTTTGTTTAGTTGCTGGAGTAAATCAGTAAAGGCACCTTTAATTTCATCATAGAAATTACGGTTAATGATGGAAATATCAAAAGCATTCCAAAGGGCTTTCCATAAATCAGTAGGCTCAACAAAAAGCTGATTCACTTTTTGGTTAACCTCATTCAAAATAAAATTATAAGTTTTGTAATAAGGTTGGTCAATACCAAATGGCAAAGTCTTTAAAACAACTTTTTTTCCTTCTTTGGAACTCAGTACAACTTTTAGTTGTGTTTTTTCTTTATTGCCAAAAAACCATATAATGTATCTGTTTGCATCGCCACCACTGATAAACTTTTTAGTTACATCTTGGATTTGTTTTTTCGGTAATGAAGAATCATTGAGGCATACATAAAAGAAAAGCATTTGTGAAATGCTTCCTTTTTTCAAGGCAATTGGTCGTATGTCTTTTTGTTTTGAAAGAATAGGATGCTCTGCAATTAAACGCAACGATTCGCCACCAAAATATTCTTGTTGTTGCTGCGCAGGCAGCACACTTTCCCAATTTACTTTTTCATCTACACGAAAAGTTTGTATTAGCGAAGTGCAAATTTGCTGATAGTCAAGTGTGGATTTATTTTCTATTAATTCTTTTAATGTCATTGCTCAATATTGGTTTTGTCGTTTGCATAAAAGCCATACCACATCACTGGCTCGGGTTGTGGCACGGTAGATTCATCTTTTACTAAATGCACACTTTGGATTGCAAGTGTGTCTAATAAATCTACACTAACCTGTCCTTCATTTGTTTTCAAAAATGACCGCAAACGATTTTCAAATGCTAGGTTTCTTGAAGTTATTAGCTTTTGTAATCGGTTTATATTGTCAGTTGAATAGCGTTCTGTGTTTTCATTAAGCAATTTCAGCAACTCTTCTTTCGCTGGTTTCAAACTGCTACCACCTGCTGTGCTTTTCACTCCCATAAATTCCGAAAGGTCTGTTCCTTCCAATGTAGTTTGAAATGCTCTCTCTGCTTCAAACACTTTCATTCCTTTTTGCACCAACTCATTTTTCTGTTCCGATTTTATTTTTTCGCTTTGGCGTTCTTTGTCAAAACTTCTCAACTGGTTTAATACTTTCAGTTGGTTCGGTTCTTTCTCAACTTTTTTCCCATCGGTTTTTATAAATTCAAAAACACCTTTGTCAATATTAAATGCCATAATTTTTCCGTTTTCATCAATGCTTGGCAACTCAACCCATTTATGCAAATTCATATTCAAGATATATTCCTTCTCTATATCAGTTGCCTTGCGCATAAAATCACGAAGGTCATTTTCAAATACTTCATCAAAAGCCAAATCGTTTTCCCTTTCTAATTTTTCCATTGCATCCTTTTGTTTGCTGCTGTCGGCTGAATAAATGTCTGTCATTAAACCAAACTGGCGGTCTGTAATTGTTTCACCTAAAATACTGCTGTCAATCCCCACACTTCCACCAATGATTTTTATTTTGTCTTGCAATCGTTGAATTAATTTTAAAAACTGTTCCAACTGACCTTCGGGCAAGAAGTTGTGAATCTTTACGATGTTGAAAGCAGAGCCTAAACGATTAATACGACCATTGCGTTGAATCATTTTTACTGGATTCCAATGTAAATCGTAATTGATAATGATGCCGCAATCTTGCAAGTTTTGTCCTTCACTCAACACATCTGTTGAAACTAAAATTTGCAATTGCTCTCTGCCGTTTACTTTTCCGTTAATTACTTCTTGCTTTTGTGCTACGGGTGAAAAGCGTTGAACGAATGAAGATTTATCTTTTCCGTTTTTGCTTTTCAAAAATGCAACTTGGTCTTTTGATAAATCTAATTCGGTTAAAAAATCTTCGGTGAATGCTTCTTTCAAATAATCAACCGTGGTAGCAAAGTATGAAAAGATTAAAATTTTATTCCCTTTCAACTCTTTCACCAGTGCTTTAAGTTTATTCAACTTGGCATCGGGTTTAATGTTTGTCAAAACATGAAGAATGAGTTGAATAATTTCTTTGTCTTGTGCAATGGCAGCCTTCAATCTTTCAATGTTGTAGTCCTCATGCTCAATAGTCATTACAGCCGATTGGATTTTATACTTCGTGTCTTTTTCCTTTTTCTCAATCTCTCTTGCGTTGAAAATTTCTATTTCATCAGCTATTAATTCAATAACATCTGTGTCGTTGTATTCTTCGGTTTCATGTTTGGCAATTGCCTTTTGAATGATAACTGGTTTTACTACTTTGCTTTGCTGAAAAAATAATTCTTCAAAGTTTAAGAGATAGGTTTTGTATTTCTCAATTCGTTTTTTGAATGTGAAAATTGAAGAGTCAAAAGATTTGAACATGGTTACTTTCATTACACCTGTCAAATTCTTTCTTGCGTTTGCCTGAACTTCTTCAAATTCTGTTTTCTCAAGCTTCTCACTCAAATAGCTGTATGGAACTAACTTCAGATTATTAATTGCTCGGTCCATGAAATGAAAAACAGATTGAAACTCAGTTTCATTTTTTGTTTTCACTTTATCAGTTTCCAAGTTATGGAAGAAATCCAAAACGCCTTGAATTTCTAATTCATCCTCTTGTTTCTCTGTCAAGTCCTTTGTGAAGGCATCATACAACGGAGCATTATTTTTCTTTAATTCCTTTAAACTTTCGCTTATTGTTTTTCTGATTTGTTTGTTGTCCAATTCATACAATTCATTTTGCAAAACTTCATCAGGAAAAATAATTGGCTTCCCATTTAGTGTGGCATCGGGGAAATCTTTTTTTACTTGGTGCTTTGTCCGCTTCACCATTATTTTATTCAGTATCGGGTACAATTCACTAAACACTTCTTCGTTGTTTAATTTCTTGAAAAGCTTTTGAGTGTTGGCAAATAAGCCCATCAAATTGTCTATTCCGTATGTAGTAAAGAATTTTTCATCACCACCTTTTGCCAATAAAATTTGGTTTGCCAAATCTTTCACACCGTTGTTCACTGGTGTTGCAGAAAGCATAAGCACTTTTGGAAGTTCTTTGCAATAAGTTTTGTCAGTGAGAATTGCAAGAATGTTTTGAAAGGATTTGCTGCCTTGTGTTTTCAAGTTGTGGCTTTCATCAATCACCAATAAATCAATTGCAGTGTTGTTGATTGAACTTCTTTTGCGAATAATCAAATCATGTTTGATAGATTCAAAACTACTTTCAATTGCAAATTCTGTAATTGAATAAACAGAGGCGTTCACTGTAATTTCTCTCATGTGATTGAGCCAGTCATTCCGCAAAGAGGCTGGACAAATGATTACAACATTTTTGCGTTCAAAATAACCGTATCGTTCAATAATGTCGCGAGCGATGTATGACTTACCCAAACCTACACTGTCGCCAACCAAACACATTCCTATTCGCTTGTCGTTTAATCGGTTTATAGCTTTGCGAACACTTTCCTGTTGAAATGTTGTAAGCGTATTTTTTTTCTCAAAACCATCTTCCAATTTTATTTTTTCTTCCAACTCAATATCATCACCGTACAATTCGTAAAGCAATCGTATGTAAACTTCATAAGGAGAGTAGGAGAGTTTTCCAAATTGGCTTAGTCCTAAAATCTCTTGATTGAATTGTAAATTCCAATCTTCGCTTTCGTTCCAAATGTTTTCAAACCAACTGCGGTGTGATGGATGCTGCATGTTGTTCAAGCGCTGGTAGTTCACAATTCTTCCATCATCTTCCAAAGCGTTCAATTCAAGATTGCCCGACAACCCCTGCTTAGTGAAATTGGAACTACCAATAATGCCAACAGCATTTTCGGTTTCAGAACCAAAGATGTAACACTTAGCGTGTAGAAAATTCTGCTTGTAAACTTTGATTTGCAGTTTAGAAAAACCGCTTGCTGTTTTCTCTAAAAACTTTGTGAGTAAGTCTATGACCTTCTGAAACTCTGGTTTCAACTCCAAATCTTCTAAATCCTTTTTTAAATATTTCTGTGGAAAATTCGGGTCAACAGTTTCAGGATTTTTGACCTGATAAGATTTAATGGAAGGTTCCTCGCCAAGCAACAAACGGAATGTGATATTTTCTCGGTCTAAGTACTTTTCAAGTTCGGCAAATATTTCAACCATACCGGGTAAATCCCAATAACCTGTGGCTATTGATATTTGTGAATAGGAATTGTCAGCAAGCAATTCTTTTAGGATGCTTCCTAACTGATATTCGCTTATAGAATTATCTATAAGTTTTATTCTTTGTTTCACAGCTATAAAATTATTTTTTGTAGTTAACAATCAAACTCAAATTGATTTAATTGATTTATCAATAGTTGTCCAAATGTAATTAGAAAAATATGACACAAAAACAAGAGTTGCAAAAGTTTATTCAAAAGAAGTAAATGATTCAAAACTTTCTATGAGAGTGGATTTTTTAAAGAAAAAAAAGTCTTCTCATCGTAGATTCTTATTAAGTAAAAGAATATAAGAATATTTTGATACAATCACTTTGCAAATCGAATATTCAAAGTGGTTGTAGAATCTAAAGGCTCTAAAAGTCTTAAATCTAGGGTATGATAAAGTTGAATATCGTCAAAAGGTACTCTTGTTTTTGTTGGTTCAAAATTAAATGAGCATGTTTTCTCATTTCCTTTCAAAGTAAATAGAATGTTGTATTTATTAGATTCCATAGCTGACATACTAATGCTTTTGGCACCTGAAGGAATCGTTATCCAATAGCTTAATTTGTAACTGTGAAGCTTAATGTTGTACTCAATAATATCAGGTAATATTGGATAAGGAATGGCTTCAATTTCGTCACTGTATTTTTCAACAAGTTCATGAATGTGATAGAAGAATTCTCGCATTTCTTCGGGTAATACATTTTTGCCCCTCAGTTTATCAAAATAGTCACTTGCTCCAAGTATCCTTTGCAGCATTGTTGATTGACTACTTATTATTAAACCATATCTCTTGAAGATAGGTATTAGATATTCAAAAATCTGTCCATTGTATGTAAATTTGACAATCTCTCTTCGGCCAAGTTCGAAAAATAACTCTCTAAGGAATTTCAATCTTTCCTCTTTGCTAAGAGAGTTTGGGTCTGTTAAAATTATAAAACGGCTGTACATATCATTCATAGCTTCATTATTTATTTCACCAAAAGTAATTTTAATATGTGAAAATAAATTCAAAGAGTTGGTTCATTTTTTTAAATTTACAAACAAAACAGGTACTCGAAAGAAGGATGCAAACTTTCGGTAGTGGCTCAGTTTGAATTTTAATTTTTATAAAGAGCTTTCTCTACCATTAAATAACTTTTTCTTTTATACCCACTATGCTTTTTAGTATTATACTCTTCTACGATATTCCATAAATCACTAACGGTCGTTAAGTCTTTAGGGTTTTTAATAAACCCCTTAATCATATTATATGCAATCTTTTGATTATCCTCTTCGGAGGATTCTAAAAGGGTTTTAACAATATCTAAATTCATTTATCTGCTAATTTAACAATATCTTGAATCTCCATTATATCCTGAGTTAGTCCGACCTCCATTGCAGGAGTTGCACGCAAAGTTTTGTGAATTTTGCAGAAGTTGTAATATACAAAATGCAAAGCAATAGCGTAGTAATGATTCTCTAATTTCTTGCTAAAAGAGTTAGTAAGTCTTGCAAACCGTCTCATGTGCATTCGTATTGTTAAATTTTTACGTTCTTCATAACTTGTTGAAACTTGTACTTTATCTGGATTTCCTGCACACTACCCGGGAAATTAGGCAATGACATACAACAGCGATCAAGGGGGAAAGAGAGAGTTAAATCAGTATGCACCATATACTAAACTAACAATAAATAGTTCCGGTGTTTTAGTTCCCGGGTATTTAAGAAAATATATTGCAGGGCTTAGCCCTGAGCAAGAGTTTAAGTTTTCAGTACATAGTCCGTGTGTAAAAGATAAGCCCGAAACTTATCAAGAGTGGTACGATATTCAGTTAATTAAACCGTATTACGATTAAGAGATAACAATTAAAACATCTGCTTCATTTTTGTTGTGAAATTCTGCTTTGAATGGCACAACACGTTCATATCCTTCTGCTTCGAGTAATTTATCTAAATTTATAACAATAGGTGTTTCTAATAAGAACGTTAATCATTCAATCGGAGAGTAGACAAAGGGAGATTTAAACACAAACACCGTAGAAGGGCTTTTTAGCCACCTAAAAAGAGGCATTATAGGCATATACCACCAAACAAGCCAAAAACACCTTGAAAAGTATTGTAATGAGTTTAGTTTCCGATATAATACTAGGAAGTGTAAAGAGGTTGAAAGATTTGATATCGCTATACGCCAATCTAAAGGACGCTTAACTTATGCTAATTTAATTAAGAAGGTAGAAAAATAATTTTTTCAGACCTGTATTTTTGTTTTTTAACAAATAGTGGTTAAAAATAATGTAGGTTATGTGAAAAAATTTTGTAAAATTGCATATCTTTACTCAAGAGTAAAAGATAGCAAGTTTCCGATAAAATGGTCAAAATTTCTGAAATATCCGACTACATTATTTTTAAATTAAAGTCTGAAGGGGCTTTAGATTTAAGCACCTTAAAACATCAAAAACTTCTATACTATGCTCAAGCTTGGCACTTAGCATTTTTTGAGGGTGAAAAGTTATTTGAAGGTGAATTTCAGGCTTGGATTCATGGACCTGTAAACAGAGAGATTTACGACCTTTATAAGGAAAAAAAATATCTGTATAGTGAAATGATGGTTGAAGATATTACCAACCTAGCAGCCGTTTCATTATTAGCCCCTCAATATCAAAATCACCTCAATACTATTTTAGATGTTTACGCCCCATTTACAGCGACTCAGCTTGAGTATATGACCCACAACGAACTTCCGTGGATTGAGGCAAGAAAGGGCTACTCTCCATACGCAAGATGCGAACAGATAATTAACGAAAAGACAATGCAGTCTTACTATTCTGCAAGGCTCAAGTAATCGTAATATATATTTTCTTACGTGAAACCTGTTGTAAAAGAAAGCTTTGTTTCAAGGCAGCCTATAATCCCCGCAAATTTACAACAGTCCAAAAAATGGACTTTTTCTTTTGAATACTTCAAGCATGATTTAGATTATTTTGGACTGGGAGAAACTCCCTCAGGGTGGTTTGTGTCCTTACTTGAAAAGTTAAAAGAGCTATCAAAAGAGGAAATTAGAGAAATTGAAAATAATTATGCTAGAAAGAAGTCTAATAGATACCACAAAATAGATTGGGATGCAGAAAACATTCCCTACAAACGGGCAGATTTTAAATGGCTAAAAAAAGAAATACTTGAAAATGATGTTGAGTTTCCATTTTTTCAATTCCAAGTATCTTTAGCTATGGGGAGAGTGGTTGGATTTTGGGATGTTGGACAGGAAAAGTTTAATATAATTTTACTGGACACCAAGCATAATTTGCAGCCTTCAAAAAGATACCAATACAAAGTTGATGACACTTCTGAAATTGCCTGTGATTATACATCTCTTATACTGGACTTAGATAGATTAAAAAAAATGAGTTGTTCAGATGCAAATTGCGCTTGTAAGTTAGAGCTAGGAAAACTTCCAACAAAACTTAACAGAGGAAATTTTGTATATTGCCTT
The sequence above is a segment of the Bacteroidota bacterium genome. Coding sequences within it:
- a CDS encoding Eco57I restriction-modification methylase domain-containing protein; translated protein: MTLKELIENKSTLDYQQICTSLIQTFRVDEKVNWESVLPAQQQQEYFGGESLRLIAEHPILSKQKDIRPIALKKGSISQMLFFYVCLNDSSLPKKQIQDVTKKFISGGDANRYIIWFFGNKEKTQLKVVLSSKEGKKVVLKTLPFGIDQPYYKTYNFILNEVNQKVNQLFVEPTDLWKALWNAFDISIINRNFYDEIKGAFTDLLQQLNKKGTPFNNEEDKVQFAIRLIGRIIFCWFLKRKEVLHDAAISSEAVKAHSQNNYYHDLLEPLFFDVLNTPDKERKGGLPKIIAHYPFLNGGLFEAQETDYKQHLLLNIDNDWFHNLFSKTLERYNFTVDENSSSNAEIAIDPEMLGRIFENLLAEQNPETGDSARKATGSFYTPREIVDYMVEQSVAEFLKTALALDEKINAEIEDFVHTQVLPDALAKHEEKISEELSKIKVLDPACGSGAFPIGILQKIVALKQQLHPKAKNYKLKLDTIQNSIYGVDIQPMAVELSRLRCWLSLVVDEDPKDIKALPNLDFKFVCADSLVEVPLITGYTTDALEKSLAALEENVEQYFSPDYKNKKNIKRNIETSLAGISKFYHTIIASFITKIRQEEKTASPTRLKQLKETMMNYFQMDAKWNSYENIFKNKKVEFFNPNFFFPSAKNGFDIVIGNPPYIGANAQDTEHRELLGNSTNYTTLYQKWDIYVAFIERGIRLSKKELTCMIIPYPITNQTYAKKLREFIHTENDLVEITNLSGHKIFDEATVTNCILFVKNGESENQKIRVSKLNDNSISVVDSVLKTDLVRDEKTFVWDLSNKKSLLFSGEGFINLGDYCFISKGMVLNADEVQSKGLFVKSDLVSETKTKTNCKDYTEAKFIEKYKINKIFFLEWGTKRVPDLISRPTFPELYERPKIMVTKIGKIKATVDYTNIYCDQTIRVLVLWNDLKGVKNKSIDNSVKRYQTNSRKVLEEISSQVSLKYLLAIINSKLADTLLDQIRGKGNIDINPEYLKNIPIAKVSIEKQKVFEAIIDFILFLKENETPFHQSISNNLLVKQFEEIIDGMVLELYFGEEMKTKKVSVVELVEKELEKAKGKETTESIYSFYKSVSHPDSEIRNRILSFAIVSPEILKPILQG
- a CDS encoding DEAD/DEAH box helicase family protein, with protein sequence MKQRIKLIDNSISEYQLGSILKELLADNSYSQISIATGYWDLPGMVEIFAELEKYLDRENITFRLLLGEEPSIKSYQVKNPETVDPNFPQKYLKKDLEDLELKPEFQKVIDLLTKFLEKTASGFSKLQIKVYKQNFLHAKCYIFGSETENAVGIIGSSNFTKQGLSGNLELNALEDDGRIVNYQRLNNMQHPSHRSWFENIWNESEDWNLQFNQEILGLSQFGKLSYSPYEVYIRLLYELYGDDIELEEKIKLEDGFEKKNTLTTFQQESVRKAINRLNDKRIGMCLVGDSVGLGKSYIARDIIERYGYFERKNVVIICPASLRNDWLNHMREITVNASVYSITEFAIESSFESIKHDLIIRKRSSINNTAIDLLVIDESHNLKTQGSKSFQNILAILTDKTYCKELPKVLMLSATPVNNGVKDLANQILLAKGGDEKFFTTYGIDNLMGLFANTQKLFKKLNNEEVFSELYPILNKIMVKRTKHQVKKDFPDATLNGKPIIFPDEVLQNELYELDNKQIRKTISESLKELKKNNAPLYDAFTKDLTEKQEDELEIQGVLDFFHNLETDKVKTKNETEFQSVFHFMDRAINNLKLVPYSYLSEKLEKTEFEEVQANARKNLTGVMKVTMFKSFDSSIFTFKKRIEKYKTYLLNFEELFFQQSKVVKPVIIQKAIAKHETEEYNDTDVIELIADEIEIFNAREIEKKEKDTKYKIQSAVMTIEHEDYNIERLKAAIAQDKEIIQLILHVLTNIKPDAKLNKLKALVKELKGNKILIFSYFATTVDYLKEAFTEDFLTELDLSKDQVAFLKSKNGKDKSSFVQRFSPVAQKQEVINGKVNGREQLQILVSTDVLSEGQNLQDCGIIINYDLHWNPVKMIQRNGRINRLGSAFNIVKIHNFLPEGQLEQFLKLIQRLQDKIKIIGGSVGIDSSILGETITDRQFGLMTDIYSADSSKQKDAMEKLERENDLAFDEVFENDLRDFMRKATDIEKEYILNMNLHKWVELPSIDENGKIMAFNIDKGVFEFIKTDGKKVEKEPNQLKVLNQLRSFDKERQSEKIKSEQKNELVQKGMKVFEAERAFQTTLEGTDLSEFMGVKSTAGGSSLKPAKEELLKLLNENTERYSTDNINRLQKLITSRNLAFENRLRSFLKTNEGQVSVDLLDTLAIQSVHLVKDESTVPQPEPVMWYGFYANDKTNIEQ
- a CDS encoding DUF4065 domain-containing protein, which codes for MVKISEISDYIIFKLKSEGALDLSTLKHQKLLYYAQAWHLAFFEGEKLFEGEFQAWIHGPVNREIYDLYKEKKYLYSEMMVEDITNLAAVSLLAPQYQNHLNTILDVYAPFTATQLEYMTHNELPWIEARKGYSPYARCEQIINEKTMQSYYSARLK